Proteins encoded together in one Bactrocera neohumeralis isolate Rockhampton chromosome 4, APGP_CSIRO_Bneo_wtdbg2-racon-allhic-juicebox.fasta_v2, whole genome shotgun sequence window:
- the LOC126754463 gene encoding proton-coupled folate transporter-like: MVAATMTEQKERSILDTPDGIGLSFEQLTFDTEGNCLPPAYLPTTSPNEKEFAEEPSAEDPLKPESKPKKRRRHMTVEFPLLLMFIALMLGGSVMLNQELYQACTAVYNFNETDCEPLRGIIPKTPEAKILENHIQPYVARISMINSILHNVWPGLLVLFVGPWSDKFGRRPVLLATFGAYFIGYTITTTLVYFSKTLALNPWFYLLGGLPSTIVGGNCTMMAVIFCYISDVSDADSKPKRMFYVDIVMGVGVVFGNVISSYLLRLTNVATVCATAGMLVFIALLYIIIFIEESLDVEKTTLSHKAKSFFDVRLIRDLVKTCVARRPNYGRAIIGCTISVLMVTHLIMYGEFGVFYLFLRTKFNVTLQQFTYFNAITITIKMIGCSVAFAIFRKFFKLPFAVVAMIGMVGSILDHLGRGWAQSFWQMYMVSSFGIISGITGPMLQALVALAVPPNELGKVYALASCFKTLAPLISAPLYTYVYNRTLTFYPGFYNFISAGLMVECFIVLIVINNYERRVAAKKSKTDAENGEEEKPQTEKPQTEKSPSDLET, encoded by the exons ATGGTTGCAGCAACAATGACTGAGCAAAAGGAGCGCAGCATACTCGACACACCCGATGGCATTGGCTTGTCTTTCGAACAACTCACATTCGATACGGAGGGCAATTGCTTGCCACCGGCATATTTGCCAACCACATCGCCAAATGAAAAAGAGTTTGCAGAGGAGCCATCAGCGGAAGACCCGCTTAAGCCGGAGTCAAAGCCAAAAAAGCGTAGACGTCATATGACCGTGGAATTTCCGCTTTTGCTAATGTTTATTGCTTTAATGTTGGGCGGTTCTGTGATGTTGAACCAAGAACTTTATCAAGCTTGTACAGCCGTTTACAATTTTAATGAGACGGACTGTGAACCACTGCGCGGGATTATACCCAAGACGCCGGAGGCAAAG ATACTCGAGAACCATATTCAACCTTATGTTGCTCGAATTAGCATGATAAATTCCATATTACATAACGTATGGCCAGGACTGCTCGTGCTATTCGTGGGACCCTGGTCAGACAAATTTGGGCGTCGACCAGTGCTACTGGCAACCTTTGGAG CCTACTTCATTGGTTACACTATAACGACTACATTGGTATACTTTTCGAAAACACTCGCACTTAATCCCTGGTTCTATCTATTGGGCGGCTTACCATCTACCATTGTCGGCGGCAATTGCACAATGATGGCTGTCATCTTTTGCTATATATCTGATGTCTCCGATGCGGATAGTAAACCAAAACG TATGTTCTATGTGGATATAGTTATGGGCGTGGGTGTAGTGTTCGGCAATGTAATTAGTAGTTACTTGTTACGCCTCACGAATGTGGCCACAGTTTGTGCGACTGCTGGCATGCTGGTGTTCATCGCtttattgtatataataattttcatagagGAAAGCTTGGATGTTGAGAAGACCACATTGTCG CATAAAGCTAAGAGCTTCTTTGATGTGCGCTTAATTAGGGATCTCGTTAAGACCTGTGTGGCACGTCGTCCAAATTATGGACGCGCTATTATTGGTTGCACCATATCGGTACTGATGGTAACCCATTTAATAATGT ACGGTGAATTTGGCGTATTCTACTTGTTCTTGCGCACCAAATTCAATGTGACATTACAGCAGTTTACCTACTTTAATGCCATTACAATAACAATTAAGATGATTGGATGTAGCGTAGCCTTCGCAATATTTAGAAAG tttttcaaaCTGCCTTTTGCCGTCGTTGCTATGATCGGTATGGTTGGCTCTATTCTAGATCATTTAGGCCGTGGTTGGGCGCAGAGTTTCTGGCAAATGTATATGGTCTCGTCATTCGGCATTATATCGGGCATAACGGGACCTATGTTGCAAGCGCTCGTTGCACTTGCCGTGCCACCAAATGAACTTGGTAAAGTTTATGCGCTGGCATCTTGCTTCAAAACGCTCGCACCACTAATTTCTGCTCCCTTGTACACATACGTCTACAATCGTACGCTGACTTTTTACCCTGGTTTTTATAACTTCATTAGCGCTGGACTTATGGTGGAGTGTTTCATAGTATTGAT TGTGATAAATAATTATGAACGACGAGTTGCTGCCAAAAAGAGCAAAACAGATGCTGAAAATGGAGAAGAGGAAAAACCGCAAACTGAAAAGCCTCAAACAGAAAAGTCTCCGTCAGATcttgaaacataa